The DNA region CTAAGAGTCTTACACATCATGTCTGGTTGGGACTCTgggagtgtgagtgagtgttctGTGCGTCCTCTGATGGGACGGTTATATTCCTGCCTCTTGCCTAGTAAAGAGTTCTTTTCTAATGTTTCGCACCTTTGGTTGGTAAACGAGACAACTACTCATGTCGTACAGAAGTATTTGGTccttttggaaaatgaaatgtaGCTACTTTCATTCTGCCGCTGACATATATCACATAATTTGTGGGAACATGCTGAAGAGATCTGTGaagtagcacacacacacacacacacacacacgcacatccaCAGTGTGCTGTAATAGCAATCGACATTGCTACTCTCCCACGCaagcagaaagagagaaggggTGATACTGAATCACTACCTTAaattgtgtatgtatgtgtgcgtgtgtgcgtgtgtgtaagagagagagagagagagatgcagtgTTTGCATGGTTGTAGGTGAGTGTGGGTAGAGAGCGAGATTGGAAAAATATAAGAGAGAATAAGAGCTTTTTCCATGAAGAAGGTCACAttggccccacacacacacacacacacacacacacacacacacacacacacacacttcagagaGTTTGGCACCAGTTCCTGTAACTGTTAGCAGACATCCTAATCCGAGCTCTGACTGTATATTTCCAACTTGTTGTTTTACAGAGGAGGTCATGCTCGCAGAGGAGAATAAAAACTCTGGCTGTAAGTTAAGATCACACCCGTCTGACACACGTCTACATCCCATAACCAGGATCAGTTTCAATATGCCTTAATTATAGCAAATACTCCGCCTCAGCGGATGAGTGTTTTCCTCACCTGTACATGGAGATCCTGTTCTTGTCAACACTGTAAACACCTCTACATGCGCTGTACAGTTTGAAGGCTGCaggtaaccatagcaacagcagcaatgcTGGTTTTACAAGTTCATTGGTGAAGGGAATCTTATTTTATGCAGCTCATTATGTGAGATGATCAACAAATCATACTTCTAACACATATTATGATGCTGatgattgttgtttttattattatgttgcTATTGCGTCGTCATTATACCGATTTTTCTTTAGTCTGCATGAAATCAAACTGCAGAAACTGGAGAAATAAATCCAACAttaggagcagcagctctgttgaATACGTCCCCTCATAAAGGCAGCTGGTGATGTTGGCCACCTGAAGTCTTTGTGGATCCTTTTCAGTGCTGAAGAGGGCGAGCAAGAAGACTGGCGCCCGGAGAGGAGCGCCAGGCAACGAGAAGTTCACCGACACGTCTACAGCCAGTGAGTCCAGAGCCTTTTACATTTTCGGGTCTTTTCCCTCTTCCGCCTTCAACCTTCCTCCCGTCCTGCCCGTCCCAGGCATGTCCCGATCCAGAATGAACTTCCGCAGCGGGCGCCGTGGCCCCGCCGCCTACCTGCGGCGCAAAGAGCGCATGTTACGGATCTCCATCCGCCGCATGGTGAAGACAGACACCTTCTACCTGATGGTGCTCAGTCTGGTTGCCCTCAACACCATCTGCGTGGCCATCGTCCACCACAACCAGCCCGACTGGCTGACCATCTTCCTGTGTGGGTTTTCCGGTTGATTCCTCGGGTGCTCTCGCTCACGTCGTGACCATCGCCACCGGTTTAACTCTGTCGTCCTCTCCTTCAGACTATGCAGAGTTTGTGTTCCTGGGTTTGTTTCTGGCTGAGATGTTTTTGAAGATCTACGGCCTGGGGTTTCGCCTCTATTTCCACTCTTCCTTCAACTGCTTTGACTGTGGGGTAAGGACCTCcttcaaagatcaaagatcaaagatcgCTACGGACATCCCATGAGCGAAGCTGCTTCACTGCTCTCGGTCTTTAATCCCAGGTTCTTTAATGACAGGAACGTCCTCAGGTTTCGTGGAGTTTAGCTTGTTTGGCTTGTTTGTAGGTCATTGTTGGGAGCATCTTTGAGGTGGTCTGGGGTTTCTTCAGGCCTGGCATATCGTTTGGGATCAGCGTTCTGAGGGCGCTGAGACTTCTCAGAATCTTCAAGATCACCAAGTGAGTTCGGGTTACACGGGGAACGGCGTCTCGTACGGTCGGCTGTCTCTGTGCTGATCTGGTTTCCTCTTGCCAGATACTGGGCCTCTCTCAGGAACCTGGTCGTGTCTCTCATGAGCTCCATGAAGTCCATCATCAGccttctgttcctcctcttcctcttcaccgtGGTCTTCGCCCTGTTGGGGATGCAGCTTTTCGGTGGACGGTGAGTACAGACACCCAGACGTCCACGCGTCCTCTCGTCCAAACATCTGATCTCGCTGCGGTTTTGAAACGGAGACGAAAATGAGATGCGGGGATGTAAATAGCTctgcgtcctcctcctgctcttcctccatgGTCACATCTGACCCTGCTTTCGATCTGTCTTCCCTCTAGGTTCATCTTTGAAGATTACACTCCCACCAACTTTGACACTTTTCCAGCTGCCATCATGACAGTGTTTCAGGTTTGGCTCCCACagattcacccccccccccccctccttctgccTGCTCTACATGACACATTGCACCCTGGGATACATCTCACCCCAGGCGCAGATTAAACAACTCTGCTCACTCGctctccacccccccgccccataCCGCCTCTGTTATCGTCCCACACATCCTCGCACACATATGTGCACATGAATATCAGACGAGTGAAATGTGAGCAAATCCGCATCCGCTCTGCTCCACGACCAGCGGCTCTGCGAAACGGCGTTTTCGCCGTAATTCCAGATGCCGCTGCCGCTTTTTGCGCGACATATCCTCAGATGGCTTTTGGCAAATGTTCGCTTTAATCAAGCACGATGAAAATAACGGCCCCGCGACACGTTGCGCGCGGTCTCCTGCAGATCTTGACGGGCGAGGACTGGAACGAGGTGATGTATGATGGGATTCGCTCCCAGGGCGGGGTCCAGTACGGCATGTGGTCGTCGATATACTTCATAGTGCTGACCCTGTTTGGAAACTGTATCCTTTTGAGCGCCGAGGGGTTTAAAATCGGTGCATAAATGTTCAGATATTCAATATGTAGTTCAGAAATGATTCCAACCTCAGTGTAAAAAcgggttttttttagaatcaAGTTGTTTGACAGTGTTATAGATATTTAGCGGGATGCCTGAAGGTCAGCTTGGCGTGTTTGTTCTGAACCGACTGACGACAGACACGCTGCTGAACGTCTTCTTGGCCATCGCCGTGGATAATCTGGCCAATGCACAAGAACTGACAAAGGTGCGTCTGTACTGATTTCAGAACCAGGTCTGCCGTTTGATACCTGTTCATTTAGTGTCGTTTATGTTTCCatcaggacgaagaggaggaagaggagttctTTAACCAGAGATATGCCAGAGGCAGGGATGGCCTGATATCCGAGTAAGTTCAGATCCAGCACACGGCAACACAATGTTCTAGGATGAGACGTCTAGAAGGTTCTTCAGTAATCGTGACTGTTTCTCAGATCAGATCTCATTGTGACAAATGCAGATGTGACGAGCTACAGCGGAGGTCCCCTCCTGCTCAAATAGAGGAAGGTTGAATACTAAGAATATTTCCACACACGGCCTCCCTGAGAACATGTTCCTTCAGCTGCGTGGTGACTGTTGGGAGGGCACGTCTGTGTCTCACCAAGGCATCGATGACATAAGCACGACCCCTCGCAGACGGACGCTGCAGCTCTCCTGAAACTATAATCACCCAGTCGCCGTTGTCCTGTTATTATCACGGCCCGAGACTTCTGTGtctctcatttcctgctcctcGTGCCGACCTGGTAGCTCTCTAATGATCCAGTAAGCCATGCAGAGAGcagaaggtcttcagagggaaTATCTCCATTCATCACTCTGATGGGAGAAGGCCTCTTTTGGAGCGTATCAGGATTTGACTGGCCACAGCAGTGCTGTAGCACTGGAACTTTATACTGGATAGACCTGGTCCTGAAGCCCCTATAGGTGAACAGGTTTAATATGTTCACAGATCCTGCTAAGCTTACATTAACACATTTAACAAGGTGTTTGGAATCAGCGTTGGATTCAGAAAGAACCGgacttattttattttctggACGCTATTTTTCCTCTCACCTTGCAAGCTTCGGTTCTTAGGAAGGTAACTCAATGTGCGTGGTTTCACCTTGGAGGTGACCTGGAATCACTGACCCACCCAGCTCATCTCGCATGTTCGGAACAATGAGGTTTTCCGCAGTGTGAATCAGGAACAGAAGGTTCCTCCTTAAACAAGGAAGCTTCGCATCCTAAAGCTAAGACGGACGAGCTGAGATGAGCTGGTTTTTCCCTGAGGCCACAAACTCCCTGGTGCCCCCCCTCCTTTATCCAGTTTTCCATCAGCAAGAGGGTCCCCCCCCATACGAGCCTGGTGCCGCACACGGTTTCTTCTGGGTTCCTATAAAGCGCCTAGAGACCGATTGAATCCCAACAGACACTATATATTGACCTGTAATCGCTCCTGAATGTCGACCCTGAATGTATCATTTACTCGTCACATATTTGAATGTTAGTCCTGTATGTGTTGCACCTCGTGGCCGTGGATCTTGATGTGGGCCCATCACACCGTCCCGTTTCTATGACTGTTAGGCGACATCGACCAAAGTATCTGGAGGAAGTGGGGGATAATATTTACCTGCATTTTCATATCTTGTGCTTTGTCACAGCAGATGTTCTGTGTACGTTGTAAAACACTAATGTCTTGTTTTCAAATCATCACTCATTGATCACACGGACAACAAGAGTCTGAACATCAGTAAGTATGACTGTATGTATCTCCCTCAGAGAATGTCTTCCTGGAGTGGTTTTTCAACACAGCTACTGAGAATGTTTCTGAATGTTATGCTATTGGTTCGGAAACCCTGCACCTTACTTTTCTTTGTTGtggtggtttttgtttttctctctttttttgttggtttggaccctcctcctcctcctctcaggtaTCTTTAGTTGTTTTCAGTTGTTGGATGCTTGGATGCGTTTTAATTCACAGAAaagttttatttccttcttttccttgcAACTCTAAAATCGTCCTGGACGTTATTTTATGTTTTGGTGGTTTTTAATCTAAGTTGACCCCCTTGATTACCCTTTACAACTCTGAGATTGTTGCTGCCCTCACCTGAGTGGAGTTTGTTGTGGTCCTCAGTGGGAGGAGAAGACCCTACCTGTACAGGAAACGGGCGATCCACCGAGGCCGGCCAACCTTTCCAGATGAGCAAGAGGCACCCCCGGACGAGCCACCCCTCAGGGGCCCCAGCACCTTCGCTAACCGGCGTGAGAGGAGGCGGAAGGTCAACATGTCGGTGTGGGAGCAGAGGGCCAACCAGCTGCGCAAACGACGCCAGATGGCGAGCAGAGAAGAGCTGTTTGCAAGTCCCACAGAGGACACCGCTGAAACTCCAAGCGCCACCCACCACGCTACCACCCTGTCTCCAGGGGCCAGTCCGGCTCATTTGCCCGAGTCGCCAATGTCCGTGGGAATGCCCCTCCCCGAACCACCGATGTCCATCTCCATCCCCATCCCGGAGCCTCCGGAGGCCGAGCCCCTCGTCAATCTGGGTGAAGAGAAATCGGGAGTGAACCACCGGACCACcggtggggggggacacaggATCGCCCGTAAATTCAGACCCAACCAAGGCCCGGAGGAGGGGGCGCGCCACAGACGCCACCGGCACCGCGAAGCACGGCCTGAAGCAAAGAGCCTGGACTTCGCCCAGACGCCCCAGGAGGTGCAGCAAATGAGAAGGTCACTCAGCCAGGAGAAGAGAGTGCTGGacgagagagaagagaaggaagaaagagaggagagagagaaactggAGGGCGAGGAAGCCCAGGACGACTGCGGAACCTGCATCGCCAATCCATACGCAGAAGTCGGAGAGGACTGTAGCAGGTGAGTTATCAGGGTTTCCCTCAAAAAGGTCCCTTTTGCTGAATAACACTTCTTCTTCACTGGTTTCAACAAAGTTAAGAGGATATTGGCAGAGTGATTAGTAGAGTGAGGCTACGGCACCGTTCAGCCGTCCGACCGTTTCTTCTCATTGTCCTTTCCTGCTAAAGTGCCCACCTGAATGGTGCCTCCATTAGGAGCGCTGTTACGCAAGAGCTGAGAGCTTTTAACACATGTATCTGCTCAGCGTATGAGTTGCTACTGTATATCTCTTTTCCAGGATATCCATCCCGGGCGCTGACATTCCTGAGCCCCCCCAGTGTGATCCGCTGCTGGACTGTACCTGGTCTGAGCAGGATGGCAGCGCTCATGACCCCTCTTCCCAAAGCATCCCCGTGGAGCCCGCATTAGAGGCCACAGAGTTCAACATGAGGGCTCTGGAGTCCGAGAGCAGCAAAGCCTCCATCAAACGGCACGCGTCCAACCAGGAGGGCGGCGTCGCCATTGAAATGACCACCCAGCCCCTGCTGGAGCTGGCGCCCATGTCAGGTAGCATCACGGCCTCTCGGCACGTGCGCGGTCGCCTTGCATCAGCATCACAGGCCCTCATTGTGTTTCAGTGAACACAAATGAGCTGGAGGCGTACGACCCTGAAAAGGAGGAGGACACCGAAGAGGAGGAACCCTGCACCCCTCCCAAGCGCGCGGCTCCAGCTCCAGACAGCATGTTCATCTTCAAGGCCTCCAACCCGTAAGATGCTCCCACCATGTTTCGTTCCAACGCTCAGTTGTCGCATCCTCTTTTGCGTGTGCGTCTGCAGAATCAGGAGGATTTGTCACTACATTGTCACCATGCGCTACTTTGAGATGACCATCCTGCTGGTGATCGTGGCGAGCAGCATCGCCCTGGCTGCCGAGGACCCCGTGTGTACCAACTCAGACAGAAACAAGGtgagatttaaataaaaaacaaggaTAATCTTCCCCTGTTCATCCAATAAAATCTGTGAGAAGAACTATTTTTAACAGCTCTTCCTGTTCTCCAGGTCCTGCGCTATTTTGATTATGTCTTCACTGGAGTGTTCACCTTTGAAATGATCATCAAGGTGCGTGACTTTAAAACTTCCGTAAAGAGTTTGACCTAACCCAGGTGAATTCAGGGACCCGTGGATTGAATGTGTGGGCGCTTGTTTGCCCCCCCCAGATGATCGACCAGGGTCTCATTCTTCACGACGGCTCCTATTTCCGAGACATGTGGAACCTCCTGGATTTCATCGTGGTGGTGGGAGCTCTGATTGCCTTCGCTCTAACGTGAGTCACGAGAAGTCGCTCGCTGGTGACTAACGCTGAGTCATTGCAGCAACTTGTTTTCCCAACATGCAGTATTGTTAGCGAAGACCTTCACTGCAggcagctcctgcagccgccCGACAGGAACGGCTCATGCGACTGTCATGACTGAGGCCGACAAAGATCCTCTATGGAGCGTGTTGCCCCACGGAGGACTGTAGTCTCTGTTAATTTCTCTGTTGTGAATATAGCTGTTATCTCactgtgtgtttctctttatGCCGCCGCTTCTTTTCTCTGTTGTTCCTGTGGATTTTGTCACTGTTGGGGCTTTCCAGGAATGTGATGGGGTAAAACTTTCAGCCACACTCGGTGTAAATGTCTCCCATaggttttcttcatttcttttttctccactttgtgtgTCCGGTGTTATTCtgcttttgttgtgtgtgtgtgtgtgtgtgtgtgtgtgtaaaaaaaaaaaagtgtcaccAAAAGGACGCCCAACAGGTGATCTTTGATAAACAAAGGACACAAAATCTTCAGAATAtgtattaacatttttaactttttaaattttagtgCTGATTTATCGACCCCAACAACCTCTGTGatggaaaatgtaattttgtCCCTTAAGAGCCACCATAGTGTGTCCTGTGCTCTTATAAAAGGGACACATTCACTTTTTGCCGTCTGTTTTCCCGCCACCAACTTTCCTGTACATGTATACAGGTGTGTTATCCTCATTTTATCTCACCTGCTGGGCGCCGCACTATTTGTGTTTTGTTCACATTTATACTTTAAGTTTCCCTTTCTCACTGTTTTAACCCCGTCCGTGTTGTCTGTGAAAGTGATTTTGTTTGCACGTGCAACTGTCTAACTGCGTCTCAACGtccacagaaacaacaaaggtCGAGACATCAAGACAATCAAGTCTCTCAGAGTTCTGAGAGTTCTACGGCCTCTTAAAACCATCAAGAGGCTTCCTAAGCTCAAGGTGCCCTCAGACTCTCCTGGCTTGTGTTTGATATCTGGCTTTTTCGATCCTTTTCTGACAGCTTTGCTCCTCATCTGTCGTCTCTACAGGCGGTTTTCGACTGCGTGGTCACGTCTTTAAAGAACGTCTTCAACATCCTCATCGTGTACCAGCTCTTCATGTTCATCTTTGCCGTCATCGCCGTGCAGCTCTTCAAGGGGAAGTTCTTCTACTGCACCGACGGCTCCATGAAGTCAGAGAAGGAATGCCAGTGAGTCCCCCCGGGCCAAGCAGATACAAGACACAAATAATAACGATAAACAGTTTCGATTTTAAAAACGGTGCGATACGGCTCTTGTGTCCCTCAGAGGCTTCTACATTGACTACACCAGAGACaagaaggaggtgaagaggagggagtGGCGGAGACACGAGTTTCACTATGACAACGTGGGCTGGGCTCTCCTCACCCTCTTCACCATCTCCACGGGAGAGGGGTGGCCTCAGTGAGCGTCGTCCCTGATCCTCCGCTCTGGATCACCTCAGCCCGTTTTGACCCGACTCCTGTCTCCCGCCAGGGTCCTGCAGCACTCCACCGACGTCACGGAGGAGGACATGGGCCCGAGTCGAGGGAACCGGATGGAGATGTCCGCTTTCTACGTGGTGTATTTCGTGGTCTTCCCCTTCTTTTTCGTCAACATCTTCGTGGCGTTGATCATCATCACGTTCCAGGAGCAGGGCGACAAGATGATCCACGAGTGCAGTCTGGAGAAGAACGAGGTGCGGAGCTGTTCATCACGAGCGCGGTCCGATGGGTAAAGATCGCCaacctctctttctctccaccagAGGGCTTGCATCGACTTCACCATCAGCGCCAAACCCATGACGCGCTACATGCCCCAAAACAGACAAACCCTCCAGTACAGGCTGTGGCACTTCGTGGCGTCGCCCTCCTTCGAGTACACGGTGCTCGTCATGATCGCTCTCAACACGGTGGTCCTCATGATGAAGGTAAAGATCACTGACCTCTAAATGACGGCGCCAGCCGCGGATGGTGACGCTGTCGTCTCGCGCTTCAGTACTATTCAGCACCGACGGCGTACGACACCGTCCTGAAACACCTGAACACGGCCTTCACGGTCCTCTTCTCCTTGGAGTGCATCCTGAAGATCCTGGCGTTCGGCCTCGTGGGGAGTATCAAACGCGTCGCCTGATTTCGGCGGTCCGTCTCCGATAAACGATTCCATGTTTTTGCTTTCACACCTACAGAACTACTTTCGAGACACTTGGAATATCTtcgatttcatcactgttcttgGCAGCATCAGCGAGATAATCGTGGATTTACAGGTGAGCGGCTGCCAAGGCGCCGTGACCCAAagtgaaaggaaaaacaaaggcgtgtttgtgttgccgtggctgcctccacacacaACTAAAGCCATGCGAAGATGTTCTCCATCTGTCTTTAACATCCcatctctcttctgtctgcccCTCCTTCCCAGTCGGTGAACACCATCAACATGAGTTTCCTGAAGCTCTTCCGAACAGCCAGGTTGATCAAGCTGCTGCGGCAGGGCTACACCATCCGCATCCTGCTGTGGACCTTTGTGCAGTCCTTCAaggtctcctctctcctccttttgaGCCTCTCAAATAAAACCTATTTCATCTCAAAACAAGATGTTTGGGCGTAATGGTGAGTTTTATTGTTgctttcttctcctgcaggcTCTTCCTTATGTCTGCCTCCTGATCGCCATGCTTTTCTTCATATTCGCCATCATTGGAATGCAGGTGAGCACCTAAACCAGGCGGAGATGAATGGAGTTCTGAAAAAGGGTCACATTTAAGGGAACCTGCttgttttctgcaggtgtttgggaACATCAAGCTGGATGACGAGAGTCACATCAATCAGCACAACAACTTTAAGACGTTTTTCAGCGCGCTGATGCTTCTCTTCAGGTGCGATTATCAAAGCATCATCTAGACTCTTTTTATTCCCCCGTGTGGATGTCAGCCATGTGATTGTCCGTGTCTGAACGACCAGGAGTGCCACGGGAGAGTCCTGGCAGGAGATTATGCTTTCATGTCTGTCGGGTCAGGAGTGCGAGCCGGACCCCTCCATCGCTCCCCTCACCTTGTCTCCGGACCACGAGGGAGGCTGCGGCACTGACTTTGCTTACTGCTACTTTGTCTCATTCATCTTCTTAAGCTCCTTTCTGGTcaggaacaaaagaaaatgacctttgcTCTTGTATATTTGTCAGTCTGCCACACAACTATGCTTCTCATGTCTCTGATTCAGATGCTCAACCTGTTTGTGGCTGTGATCATGGACAACTTTGAGTATCTGACCCGAGACTCCTCAATTCTGGGTCCCCATCACCTGGACGAGTTTGTTCGCATCTGGGGAGAGTATGACCGTCTGGCATGGTGAGCTCTGAACACTCTCTTCCTACCTGAAGGTTGAGTCCCTGCTGTGACCGGATTcatccagcagggggccctCAAAGGCTGTCATACACGCGGACGCATTTGTTCAAGTTTACCACTTAACTATCACACACTGAGTCCTTTTTTAAAAGGGAAACTTGAGTTTATGTTGCTTTTCACGAAGCTCTTCTCATGCTGTTCTTCTGTGCTCACCCTCCCAcactcttcatccctctctggCCTCTAAAGCGGTCGTATCCACTACACGGCCATGTATGAGATGTTAACACACATGTCTCCACCCCTGGGCCTGGGAAAGAAATGTCCGGCTAAAATCGCTTATAAGGTATTGGATGATATTGTAGCTGCATGAATGTGTGAACAAACACTCAAGTAGAAAGATTAGGATGGTAATTGTAATTGAAATCCTTGTGCTGCATGAATGATTGCTTTCTGTGATCAGAGGTTGGTGTTGATGAACATGCCTGTGGACGAGGACATGACCGTCCACTTCACCTCCACTCTGATGTCCCTCATCCGCACAGCTTTGGACATCAAAATAGCT from Takifugu flavidus isolate HTHZ2018 chromosome 15, ASM371156v2, whole genome shotgun sequence includes:
- the LOC130538527 gene encoding voltage-dependent R-type calcium channel subunit alpha-1E-like isoform X1, with protein sequence MHASVDQFLPHTPSDVSPSSCGRGEQTLVHSSLSLPEPDWAAPSPQAGRHVLAQGLRSSSLQVPHAEYLSLPPRAASFDVPCRQEEASSEQGSGSQSPHGMLRRRGGLVEQKDIIMAHQAHKIQSTPQARRKEWEMARFGDEPALGTVESGDGDAEGGGDAQDAAGLTASMKQAKAQRARTMALYNPVPHRQNCLTVNRSLFIFAEDNIIRKYARRIIEWPPFEYMILATITANCVVLALEQHLPGEDKTPMAKRLEKTEPYFIGIFCFEAGIKLVALGFVFHKGSYLRNGWNVMDFIVVLSGILATAGAHMNIPVDLRTLRAVRVLRPLKLVSGIPSLQIVLKSIMKAMIPLLQIGLLLFFAILMFAIIGLEFYSGKLHQTCLPSDDIQDNETVDSSELAFACGVRKCPEKYECRDTWIGPNDGITQFDNILFAVLTVFQCITMEGWTAVLYNTNDALGTTWNWMYFIPLIIIGSFFVLNLVLGVLSGEFAKERERVENRRAFMKLRRQQQVERELNGYRAWIDRAEEVMLAEENKNSGLLKRASKKTGARRGAPGNEKFTDTSTASMSRSRMNFRSGRRGPAAYLRRKERMLRISIRRMVKTDTFYLMVLSLVALNTICVAIVHHNQPDWLTIFLYYAEFVFLGLFLAEMFLKIYGLGFRLYFHSSFNCFDCGVIVGSIFEVVWGFFRPGISFGISVLRALRLLRIFKITKYWASLRNLVVSLMSSMKSIISLLFLLFLFTVVFALLGMQLFGGRFIFEDYTPTNFDTFPAAIMTVFQILTGEDWNEVMYDGIRSQGGVQYGMWSSIYFIVLTLFGNYTLLNVFLAIAVDNLANAQELTKDEEEEEEFFNQRYARGRDGLISDGRRRPYLYRKRAIHRGRPTFPDEQEAPPDEPPLRGPSTFANRRERRRKVNMSVWEQRANQLRKRRQMASREELFASPTEDTAETPSATHHATTLSPGASPAHLPESPMSVGMPLPEPPMSISIPIPEPPEAEPLVNLGEEKSGVNHRTTGGGGHRIARKFRPNQGPEEGARHRRHRHREARPEAKSLDFAQTPQEVQQMRRSLSQEKRVLDEREEKEEREEREKLEGEEAQDDCGTCIANPYAEVGEDCSRISIPGADIPEPPQCDPLLDCTWSEQDGSAHDPSSQSIPVEPALEATEFNMRALESESSKASIKRHASNQEGGVAIEMTTQPLLELAPMSVNTNELEAYDPEKEEDTEEEEPCTPPKRAAPAPDSMFIFKASNPIRRICHYIVTMRYFEMTILLVIVASSIALAAEDPVCTNSDRNKVLRYFDYVFTGVFTFEMIIKMIDQGLILHDGSYFRDMWNLLDFIVVVGALIAFALTNNKGRDIKTIKSLRVLRVLRPLKTIKRLPKLKAVFDCVVTSLKNVFNILIVYQLFMFIFAVIAVQLFKGKFFYCTDGSMKSEKECQGFYIDYTRDKKEVKRREWRRHEFHYDNVGWALLTLFTISTGEGWPQVLQHSTDVTEEDMGPSRGNRMEMSAFYVVYFVVFPFFFVNIFVALIIITFQEQGDKMIHECSLEKNERACIDFTISAKPMTRYMPQNRQTLQYRLWHFVASPSFEYTVLVMIALNTVVLMMKYYSAPTAYDTVLKHLNTAFTVLFSLECILKILAFGLQNYFRDTWNIFDFITVLGSISEIIVDLQSVNTINMSFLKLFRTARLIKLLRQGYTIRILLWTFVQSFKALPYVCLLIAMLFFIFAIIGMQVFGNIKLDDESHINQHNNFKTFFSALMLLFRSATGESWQEIMLSCLSGQECEPDPSIAPLTLSPDHEGGCGTDFAYCYFVSFIFLSSFLMLNLFVAVIMDNFEYLTRDSSILGPHHLDEFVRIWGEYDRLACGRIHYTAMYEMLTHMSPPLGLGKKCPAKIAYKRLVLMNMPVDEDMTVHFTSTLMSLIRTALDIKIARGGEDRIGLDSELQKEISIIWPYLPQKTLDLLVPINKDTDMTVGKIYASMMIMDYFKQSKAKKLRQQLEAQKSNLMFKRLDAAALPEDILSNTQTLSTMAHTAGSALTRGGFVALSPISPQELFLQPISSDVDSGQEKNLVGECSRGVESPLELPLGRGLCLRASSLPRLAVETQTEVASGSMKRSVSTIADQRVNGLWEEEKSPERFYRPRHKSYKAAVSRSEHWQQGDRERGRSKERCHLLSPDGSRCNSEERSLQPSRSSSAERANPADKQGNSSDSPVPSTSESSTPSGRRPSSHTPTHSRPHISYSPLVCHTHPSLGEDEEEAQESVAAERETLRHPSPPRRYPSEPFLASQEDDHSPDPSGPMETLTFEAAVACSLGRSNTISSARPRSRTGWQVPNGHFRKRLAQTVSVAGCDTLSDTEEDDRC